A window of Aeromicrobium sp. A1-2 contains these coding sequences:
- a CDS encoding ABC transporter ATP-binding protein encodes MTDSFIHLQNLTKTFPNTSAPAVDDLDLKVRKGEIVMLVGPSGCGKTTTMKMINRLVEPTSGKIIIDGQDVTDADPTELRRSIGYVIQQGGLFPHWRVGDNVAAVLKLLKWPTAKIPARVDEMLELVGLDPSLYRDRYPKQLSGGQRQRVGVARALAADPMIMLLDEPFGAVDPIAREKLQDEFLRLQQDICKTIVFVTHDLSEAIKMGDRIAIVRERSAVAQFDTPAHILANPANDFVRDFLGDNAETRALSLVHVRPEMLTDLPTVTAQTGQEVSSAAGGAPTVVLTEGRPVGWLLADGGTPRFVPTAPLTLGAGSYLSDALGQMMRTGAPAAIVADADGRLAGCVEFASITRAVAASSGLVSAAGAPLTAEAVGHVDRRH; translated from the coding sequence GTGACTGACTCATTCATCCACCTGCAGAACCTGACGAAGACGTTCCCGAACACCTCGGCGCCCGCCGTTGACGATCTGGACCTCAAGGTCCGCAAGGGCGAGATCGTGATGCTCGTCGGCCCATCGGGTTGTGGCAAGACGACCACGATGAAGATGATCAACCGTCTCGTCGAGCCGACGTCCGGCAAGATCATCATCGACGGCCAGGACGTCACCGACGCCGATCCCACCGAGTTGCGCCGCAGTATCGGCTATGTGATCCAGCAGGGCGGGCTCTTCCCGCACTGGCGCGTCGGCGACAACGTCGCCGCCGTGCTGAAGCTCCTCAAGTGGCCCACGGCCAAGATCCCGGCCCGCGTCGACGAGATGCTGGAGCTGGTCGGACTGGACCCCTCTCTCTACCGTGATCGCTACCCCAAGCAGCTCTCCGGAGGCCAGCGCCAGCGCGTCGGAGTGGCTCGTGCCCTCGCCGCCGATCCCATGATCATGCTGCTGGACGAGCCGTTCGGCGCAGTCGACCCGATCGCCCGCGAGAAGCTCCAGGACGAGTTCCTCCGTCTCCAGCAGGACATCTGCAAGACCATCGTCTTCGTCACTCACGACCTCAGTGAAGCCATCAAGATGGGTGACCGTATCGCCATCGTGCGCGAGCGGTCGGCGGTTGCTCAGTTCGACACTCCGGCACACATCCTGGCGAACCCGGCGAACGACTTCGTGCGGGACTTCCTCGGTGACAACGCCGAGACCCGCGCGCTCTCCTTGGTGCACGTACGCCCGGAGATGCTGACCGACCTGCCGACCGTGACTGCACAGACCGGTCAGGAGGTGAGCAGCGCCGCCGGCGGTGCGCCGACCGTGGTGCTCACCGAGGGACGGCCCGTGGGCTGGCTCCTGGCCGACGGTGGAACCCCGCGGTTCGTGCCGACCGCACCGCTGACGCTTGGCGCGGGCTCCTATCTCTCGGATGCGCTGGGCCAGATGATGAGAACAGGCGCTCCGGCGGCGATCGTTGCCGACGCCGATGGTCGTCTCGCCGGGTGCGTGGAGTTCGCCTCCATCACCCGGGCCGTGGCGGCATCGTCGGGACTGGTCTCGGCTGCAGGTGCCCCCCTCACGGCTGAGGCGGTGGGACATGTCGACCGCCGCCACTGA
- a CDS encoding ABC transporter permease, whose protein sequence is MSTAATELPRQTRPEQAVDSPLSRRLPRRMVLTTPLVVLAVAIALYGWVKTRDLDSVESRILTNGQILTALRQHLVLVGVSTFVVLLIAIPLGVLLTRPAARRIAPLAQAAVVAAQSVPSFGLIVVFALTLGLGAKYAIYALIISALLPVLSNTIAGLEQIDGELKEAACGIGLTRRQILFKVELPLAVPVMLAGLRTAIVWNVGTATVAAFAGAGGLGSIILVGLIQDRDVVTIVGAALTALLAVLLDHVARLGQDFLTPKGL, encoded by the coding sequence ATGTCGACCGCCGCCACTGAGCTGCCGCGCCAGACCCGACCTGAGCAGGCAGTGGACTCGCCCCTGAGTCGTCGCCTGCCGCGGAGGATGGTCCTGACTACGCCGCTGGTGGTCCTGGCGGTCGCGATCGCACTGTATGGGTGGGTCAAGACCCGCGACCTGGACAGTGTCGAGTCGCGGATCCTCACCAACGGACAGATCCTCACGGCGCTGCGCCAGCACCTCGTGCTGGTCGGTGTCTCCACATTCGTCGTCCTGCTCATCGCGATCCCGCTGGGCGTCCTGTTGACCAGGCCGGCTGCGCGCCGGATTGCGCCGTTGGCGCAGGCCGCCGTGGTGGCCGCGCAGTCGGTGCCGAGCTTCGGGCTGATCGTCGTGTTCGCGCTGACCCTCGGCCTGGGCGCGAAGTATGCGATATACGCCCTCATCATCAGCGCGCTTCTCCCCGTCCTCAGCAACACGATCGCCGGTCTGGAACAGATCGACGGCGAGCTGAAGGAGGCCGCGTGCGGGATCGGGCTCACCCGCCGTCAGATCTTGTTCAAGGTCGAGCTTCCCCTCGCGGTCCCGGTCATGCTCGCGGGTCTTCGCACCGCAATCGTCTGGAACGTGGGCACCGCCACGGTCGCCGCGTTCGCCGGAGCAGGTGGTCTGGGATCGATCATCCTGGTCGGTCTCATCCAGGACCGCGACGTCGTCACGATCGTCGGCGCGGCCCTCACCGCCCTGCTGGCTGTCTTGTTGGACCACGTGGCTCGCCTGGGCCAAGACTTCCTCACCCCCAAGGGTCTCTGA
- the fabG gene encoding 3-oxoacyl-ACP reductase FabG, whose product MGILDGRTAIITGGAQGIGFAMATAFVAEGARVVLGDLDEAANEQAVQALGGASVAAAARCDVTVSEEVDGLMQAALDVFGSVDVMVNNAGITRDATMRTMTEDHFDQVINVHLKGCWNGTRKAAAIMREQKSGSIVNISSLSGKIGMVGQTNYSAAKAGIVGMSKAAAKELAHHGVRVNAIQPGLIRSAMTEAVPQKAWDQKMSEIPMGRAGEPAEVASAALFLASDLSSYMTGTVLEVTGGRFM is encoded by the coding sequence ATGGGAATTTTGGACGGCAGGACAGCCATCATCACCGGCGGTGCGCAGGGCATCGGCTTCGCGATGGCGACCGCCTTCGTCGCCGAGGGGGCGCGGGTCGTGCTGGGCGATCTCGACGAGGCGGCGAACGAGCAGGCGGTCCAGGCGCTGGGCGGAGCATCGGTCGCGGCCGCCGCGAGGTGCGACGTCACGGTCTCCGAGGAAGTCGACGGTCTCATGCAGGCCGCGCTGGACGTGTTCGGATCGGTCGACGTCATGGTCAACAACGCCGGCATCACCCGGGACGCCACGATGCGGACGATGACCGAGGACCACTTCGACCAGGTCATCAACGTGCACCTCAAGGGCTGCTGGAACGGCACCCGCAAGGCGGCAGCGATCATGCGCGAGCAGAAGAGCGGCTCGATCGTCAACATCTCCTCTCTGTCCGGCAAGATCGGGATGGTCGGTCAGACCAACTACTCGGCCGCCAAGGCCGGGATCGTGGGAATGTCCAAGGCCGCAGCCAAGGAGCTGGCCCACCACGGCGTGCGGGTCAACGCGATCCAGCCTGGTCTTATTCGTTCGGCGATGACTGAGGCGGTACCTCAGAAGGCCTGGGACCAGAAGATGTCAGAGATCCCGATGGGTCGAGCCGGCGAGCCGGCCGAGGTCGCGTCAGCTGCCCTGTTCCTCGCCTCGGACCTGTCGTCGTACATGACCGGCACGGTGCTCGAGGTCACCGGCGGCCGATTCATGTAG
- a CDS encoding glycine betaine ABC transporter substrate-binding protein — protein MKITSVSRLTGLTALLAASALALSACGGGDATAKGSEGSLASTVDLKGVDITIGSKEYPEQKILGEILIQTLEASGATVKDKTGLAGTNVARAALESGQIDAYYEYTGTAWLTVFKKTDAIGDPNELFDAVETEDAGNGISWFARAPFNNTYGVGASPNAADTGVTSMSEYAELTRTNPDQATLCASAEFKTRDDGLPGLEKHYGFTQPKGTVYPVEQTVIYQAVKQKKCNFMYLVSTDARLAKNKITVLDDDKTFFPIYNPAVNMRTDVYDANAAKYDKLFDAVAALLTQDEILELNGKVELDGLPAGPVVTKFLKAKKII, from the coding sequence ATGAAGATCACCTCCGTCAGCCGCCTCACCGGCCTGACCGCCCTGCTCGCCGCGTCCGCACTCGCACTCTCGGCCTGTGGTGGTGGAGATGCCACAGCCAAGGGATCCGAGGGTTCGCTGGCCTCGACCGTCGACCTGAAGGGGGTCGACATCACGATCGGCTCCAAGGAGTACCCCGAGCAGAAGATCCTCGGCGAGATCCTGATCCAGACCCTCGAAGCCTCGGGTGCGACGGTCAAGGACAAGACGGGTCTGGCGGGCACGAACGTTGCACGCGCCGCGCTCGAGAGCGGTCAGATCGACGCCTACTACGAGTACACCGGTACGGCCTGGCTGACGGTGTTCAAGAAGACCGACGCGATCGGGGACCCGAACGAGCTGTTCGACGCGGTCGAGACGGAAGACGCGGGCAACGGCATCTCCTGGTTCGCCCGCGCCCCGTTCAACAACACCTACGGTGTCGGCGCCAGCCCGAACGCCGCCGACACCGGCGTGACGTCGATGTCGGAGTACGCCGAGCTGACTCGCACCAACCCGGACCAGGCGACCCTGTGCGCCAGCGCCGAGTTCAAGACGCGCGACGACGGCCTTCCCGGCCTCGAGAAGCACTATGGCTTCACGCAGCCCAAGGGCACGGTGTACCCCGTCGAGCAGACCGTCATCTACCAGGCCGTGAAGCAGAAGAAGTGCAACTTCATGTACCTCGTCAGCACCGATGCGCGCCTGGCCAAGAACAAGATCACGGTCCTGGACGACGACAAGACGTTCTTCCCGATCTACAACCCTGCGGTCAACATGCGCACGGACGTCTATGACGCCAACGCCGCCAAGTACGACAAGCTCTTCGACGCCGTCGCGGCCCTCCTGACCCAGGACGAGATCCTCGAGCTCAACGGCAAGGTGGAGCTGGACGGACTGCCGGCAGGCCCCGTGGTCACGAAGTTCCTCAAGGCCAAGAAGATCATCTGA
- a CDS encoding thiamine pyrophosphate-binding protein: MAIMTGGEAVARSLAAHGADVVFGIPGNHNLPIYEHLASNDIRHFLSRHEQGCGFGADGYARVTGRPGIALVTAGPAVLNTLAALSQSYADSVPVLMVSPGMPLRHPFGGNGHLHEVKDQQAAVDAVVSVSHRVSSVDEIGDAITQAYSDMTAGRPRPVHVEIPIDVLDEVADTEVGMPLALPTVSAPQGELTRAAAVLAESSRPGIVVGGGARAASAEVLALAEKLGASVVTTTNGKGILPEDHRLSLGAGAHLASVGEWVRSRDVLLAVGTDFGPSDLWNGPWTIDGTLVRIDIDPRQIGVNVRPDIALVSDAAAALGSLVDLIGDRHETSDGEALAWAARAHEESASEGALWADEMKAMSDVLDRNAIVAGDSAAVCYYGLRANLPLHTPGAFLYPTGSGTLGYGLPAAIGAKVAAPDRQVVAVMGDGGVMFTLPEIAAAAAEGMALPLIVIDNGGYGQIRKNMNLRGYDPLGVDFPSPDFAAAGRALGCYGMSIESPEQLSEELAKALVADRPTVLHVKEGRA; this comes from the coding sequence ATGGCAATCATGACCGGCGGCGAGGCTGTCGCACGCAGCCTCGCTGCACACGGCGCCGACGTCGTATTCGGGATCCCGGGCAATCACAACCTGCCGATCTATGAACACCTGGCCAGCAACGACATCCGCCACTTCCTGTCTCGTCACGAGCAGGGCTGCGGATTTGGCGCGGACGGTTACGCCCGCGTGACCGGGAGGCCGGGCATCGCGCTGGTGACGGCCGGTCCGGCGGTGCTGAACACCCTTGCGGCGCTCAGTCAGTCGTACGCCGACTCGGTCCCGGTCCTGATGGTGTCGCCGGGCATGCCCCTGCGCCACCCGTTCGGTGGCAACGGGCACCTCCACGAGGTCAAGGACCAACAGGCCGCGGTGGACGCCGTGGTGTCGGTCAGTCATCGGGTCAGCTCGGTCGACGAGATCGGCGATGCGATTACCCAGGCCTACTCCGACATGACCGCGGGCCGCCCCAGGCCTGTGCACGTGGAGATCCCGATCGATGTCCTCGACGAGGTTGCCGACACCGAGGTCGGTATGCCGTTGGCGCTCCCGACCGTGAGCGCTCCCCAGGGAGAGCTCACGAGGGCGGCGGCAGTGCTAGCCGAGAGCTCTCGGCCTGGGATCGTAGTGGGTGGCGGGGCGCGTGCCGCGTCCGCCGAAGTTCTCGCGCTCGCCGAGAAGCTCGGAGCCTCGGTCGTCACGACAACCAACGGCAAGGGCATCCTGCCAGAGGACCACCGGCTGTCCCTCGGAGCCGGAGCCCACCTGGCGTCCGTTGGCGAGTGGGTCCGCTCGCGGGACGTGCTGCTCGCGGTCGGCACCGACTTCGGTCCGTCGGACCTCTGGAACGGACCGTGGACGATCGACGGAACCTTGGTGCGGATCGACATCGACCCCCGCCAGATCGGCGTCAACGTCCGCCCCGACATTGCGCTGGTCAGCGATGCCGCGGCGGCGCTCGGCTCGCTGGTGGACCTGATCGGTGACCGGCACGAGACGAGCGACGGCGAAGCCCTCGCCTGGGCCGCACGTGCCCACGAGGAGTCTGCGTCCGAGGGCGCGCTCTGGGCGGACGAGATGAAGGCGATGTCTGACGTCCTCGACCGCAACGCGATCGTCGCGGGCGACTCGGCCGCCGTCTGCTACTACGGTCTGCGGGCCAATCTGCCGCTCCACACGCCGGGCGCGTTCCTGTACCCGACCGGCAGCGGCACGCTCGGCTACGGGCTGCCCGCGGCCATCGGCGCCAAGGTCGCTGCCCCGGACCGGCAGGTCGTCGCGGTGATGGGTGACGGTGGCGTGATGTTCACGCTCCCGGAGATCGCCGCAGCCGCAGCAGAGGGGATGGCCCTGCCGCTGATCGTGATCGACAACGGTGGCTACGGCCAGATCCGCAAGAACATGAACCTGCGCGGCTACGACCCGCTCGGTGTCGATTTCCCGTCGCCGGACTTCGCCGCTGCCGGACGTGCCCTGGGCTGCTACGGCATGTCGATCGAGAGCCCGGAGCAGCTCTCCGAGGAGCTTGCCAAGGCCCTCGTCGCCGACCGCCCCACCGTGCTGCACGTCAAGGAGGGTCGAGCGTGA
- the dapC gene encoding succinyldiaminopimelate transaminase, which translates to MSTATPRWAATTADRLLPEFPWNRLAPLWEAARRHPDGVIDLSIGAPVDPTPDVIRRALVAAVDAPGYPSTEGPVALRAAIVDYLARRAGVQCLDVDMVLPTIGSKEVISQLPAFLGLGADDVIAIPDLGYPTYEIGALSTGTRMVRYVDPRDVDTEGVAVLWINSPSNPEGRILSSDDLRMILERARRTGTLVVSDECYLEFGWTSEPTSILHPDVCGNDTVGILICSSLSKRSNLAGYRAGFLAGDGELLARLLEYRKHMGQMVPTPVQAAMTAALEDDAHVALQREIYLQRRAAMRPSLEAAGFVIDHSDGGLYFWVRREGETCWQIAEWMADRGIIAVPGEIYGESGRDHVRLTITTGDNDVARASQRLMQHASR; encoded by the coding sequence ATGAGCACTGCCACTCCGCGATGGGCCGCGACTACAGCGGACCGGCTGCTGCCGGAGTTCCCGTGGAACCGTCTGGCACCCCTGTGGGAAGCCGCACGTCGGCACCCGGACGGCGTCATCGACCTGTCCATCGGCGCCCCCGTCGACCCGACTCCCGACGTGATCCGCCGCGCCCTCGTGGCGGCAGTGGATGCGCCGGGCTACCCGTCGACCGAGGGTCCGGTCGCACTCAGGGCGGCGATCGTCGACTATCTAGCCAGACGCGCAGGTGTGCAGTGTCTCGACGTCGACATGGTGCTCCCGACGATTGGCTCCAAGGAGGTCATCTCGCAGCTCCCGGCATTCCTGGGACTCGGCGCCGATGACGTCATCGCGATCCCTGACCTGGGCTACCCGACGTACGAGATCGGTGCGCTTTCCACGGGGACCCGCATGGTGCGATACGTCGACCCGCGCGATGTCGACACCGAGGGGGTCGCAGTGCTGTGGATCAACTCACCCAGCAATCCCGAGGGGCGGATCCTCTCCAGCGACGACCTCCGGATGATCCTCGAGCGCGCCCGCAGGACCGGAACCCTGGTCGTGAGCGATGAGTGCTACCTGGAGTTCGGCTGGACCAGCGAGCCGACCTCGATCCTGCACCCCGACGTGTGCGGCAACGACACGGTCGGCATCCTGATCTGCAGCTCGCTGTCGAAGCGCTCCAACCTGGCCGGCTATCGGGCTGGGTTCCTCGCCGGTGACGGTGAGCTGCTGGCCCGGTTGCTGGAGTACCGCAAGCACATGGGCCAGATGGTTCCGACGCCCGTCCAGGCGGCCATGACCGCAGCCCTGGAGGACGACGCGCACGTCGCGCTCCAGCGGGAGATCTACCTCCAGCGACGCGCCGCCATGCGGCCCTCACTCGAGGCGGCTGGCTTCGTCATCGATCACTCCGACGGCGGCCTCTACTTCTGGGTGCGCCGTGAGGGCGAGACCTGCTGGCAGATCGCCGAGTGGATGGCCGACCGCGGGATCATCGCGGTGCCGGGAGAGATCTACGGCGAGTCCGGACGCGATCACGTCAGATTGACCATCACGACGGGCGACAACGATGTCGCTCGTGCGTCCCAGCGACTCATGCAGCACGCGTCGCGCTGA
- a CDS encoding Glu/Leu/Phe/Val dehydrogenase — MTELDTLPTTPLATTPLADARDALRAAVDHLGYENSVYEMLAVARRELTVSIPLRRDDGSVEILIGHRVQHNFSRGPGKGGLRYDPAVTLDEVRALAMLMTWKCALLDVPYGGAKGGIRIDPRNYSKAELERVTRRYTSEISPLLGPEIDIPAPDVGTDEQTMAWMMDTYSVNRGHTVLGVVTGKPVSLGGSLGRASATSRGVAHIALAAMSSRGIAPHGASAAIQGFGKVGRGAARFLAEAGLRVTAVSDQYGAIECGAGLNVAALEVHVDRTGSVVGFAGSTALADKDDLLFSEVDVLVPAALEGVINAETASRVHAEIVVEGANGPTTPEADAILAERGCLVVPDILANAGGVVVSYFEWVQANQAYWWSADEVEQRLAERMTAAWWRVAEHATYRQLSLRDSATSLAVQTVAASHRMRGLYP; from the coding sequence GTGACCGAGCTCGACACCCTTCCAACCACACCCTTGGCGACGACGCCACTGGCCGATGCCCGCGACGCCCTGCGCGCGGCGGTCGATCATCTGGGCTATGAGAACAGCGTCTACGAGATGCTCGCGGTCGCACGCCGAGAGCTAACGGTCAGCATCCCGCTGCGGCGCGACGACGGGTCCGTCGAGATCCTGATCGGGCACCGGGTGCAGCACAACTTCTCGCGCGGTCCCGGCAAGGGCGGGCTGCGGTACGACCCGGCCGTCACGCTCGACGAGGTGCGTGCGCTCGCGATGCTCATGACCTGGAAGTGCGCGCTCCTCGACGTCCCCTACGGCGGTGCCAAGGGCGGTATTCGCATCGACCCGCGGAACTACAGCAAGGCTGAGCTCGAACGGGTGACCCGGCGCTACACGAGCGAGATCTCTCCGCTCCTGGGTCCTGAGATCGACATCCCCGCCCCCGACGTGGGGACCGATGAGCAGACCATGGCCTGGATGATGGACACCTATTCGGTCAATCGCGGACACACCGTCCTCGGCGTCGTGACCGGCAAGCCGGTGTCCTTGGGTGGTTCCCTGGGCCGAGCCAGCGCTACCTCTCGGGGCGTTGCCCACATCGCGCTCGCGGCGATGAGCAGCCGCGGTATCGCGCCACACGGTGCCTCGGCTGCAATCCAGGGCTTCGGAAAGGTCGGCAGGGGAGCGGCGCGCTTCCTCGCCGAGGCAGGCTTGCGGGTGACCGCCGTGAGCGACCAGTACGGGGCCATCGAGTGTGGTGCCGGACTCAACGTGGCCGCGCTGGAGGTGCACGTCGACCGCACCGGCTCGGTCGTCGGATTCGCCGGGTCGACGGCACTGGCCGACAAGGACGACTTGCTGTTCAGCGAGGTCGACGTTCTCGTACCGGCCGCGCTCGAGGGCGTCATCAACGCCGAGACCGCGAGCAGGGTGCACGCCGAGATTGTCGTGGAGGGCGCAAACGGGCCGACCACACCGGAGGCAGATGCGATCCTCGCGGAGCGTGGCTGCCTGGTGGTTCCGGACATCCTCGCCAACGCCGGTGGCGTGGTCGTGTCCTACTTCGAGTGGGTCCAGGCCAACCAGGCCTACTGGTGGAGCGCCGATGAGGTCGAGCAGCGCCTGGCCGAGCGCATGACGGCCGCGTGGTGGCGAGTCGCCGAGCATGCGACATACAGACAGCTCAGCCTGCGAGACTCCGCGACCTCTCTGGCGGTCCAGACCGTTGCGGCGTCGCACCGCATGCGCGGACTCTATCCGTGA
- a CDS encoding acetyl-CoA C-acetyltransferase, which translates to MRDVVVCEPVRSPIGRYGGMFKSLSAVDLGVAVLNGLLERTGLDPELIEDVILGHCNPNSEAPAIGRVVALDAGLPVTVPGQQIDRRCGSGLQAVINAAMQVQTGAHELVVAGGAESMSNAAFYSLDMRWGAPRGVTVHDGLARARTTAGGRTHPVPGGMLETAENLRRDYAISRDEQDALAVESHRRAVAAQESGVHAEEIVPITVRARDGEVVKDTDEHPRPGTTMDSLSRLKPIMAGSVPGATVTAGNASGQNDAAAMCIVTTPERAEQLGLVPLVRLVSWGVAGVAPSHMGIGPVPATATALARAGLRLADIDLIELNEAFAAQALAVMREWEFSPADQQRTNVHGSGISLGHPVGATGGRMLASLSREMHRREARYGLETMCIGGGQGIAAVFERLA; encoded by the coding sequence ATGCGCGACGTCGTTGTGTGCGAGCCTGTCCGGTCGCCGATCGGTCGGTACGGCGGAATGTTCAAGAGTCTGAGCGCCGTGGATCTCGGCGTGGCGGTCCTGAACGGACTGCTCGAACGGACCGGGTTGGACCCCGAGCTGATCGAGGACGTGATCCTGGGACACTGCAATCCCAACAGCGAGGCGCCTGCGATCGGGCGAGTCGTGGCGTTGGACGCGGGGCTACCGGTCACAGTCCCGGGACAGCAGATCGATCGCCGGTGCGGTTCGGGTCTGCAGGCCGTGATCAACGCCGCGATGCAGGTGCAGACCGGCGCTCACGAGCTGGTCGTCGCAGGAGGTGCCGAGAGCATGAGTAATGCCGCTTTCTACTCCCTCGACATGCGGTGGGGAGCGCCACGCGGGGTCACGGTGCACGACGGTCTGGCACGCGCCCGCACGACGGCCGGGGGCCGGACGCACCCTGTGCCCGGAGGCATGCTGGAGACGGCCGAGAACCTGCGGCGCGACTACGCGATCAGCAGGGATGAGCAGGACGCCCTGGCCGTGGAGTCCCACCGTCGGGCCGTCGCCGCCCAGGAGTCAGGCGTGCATGCCGAGGAGATCGTGCCGATCACGGTCCGCGCCCGCGACGGCGAGGTCGTGAAGGACACCGACGAGCACCCACGCCCGGGGACGACGATGGACAGCCTGAGCAGGCTCAAGCCGATCATGGCCGGCAGCGTGCCGGGAGCCACCGTCACAGCCGGCAACGCGAGCGGCCAGAACGACGCCGCGGCGATGTGCATCGTCACGACGCCTGAGCGGGCCGAGCAGCTGGGCCTCGTGCCGCTGGTGCGCCTGGTCTCGTGGGGCGTCGCTGGCGTTGCTCCCTCGCACATGGGGATCGGCCCGGTCCCCGCCACCGCAACCGCGCTGGCACGAGCAGGTCTGCGCCTTGCGGACATCGATCTGATCGAGCTCAACGAGGCCTTCGCCGCCCAGGCGCTCGCGGTCATGCGCGAGTGGGAGTTCTCGCCGGCTGACCAGCAACGCACCAACGTCCACGGCTCGGGGATCTCGCTGGGACACCCGGTCGGCGCCACCGGCGGTCGGATGCTCGCCAGCCTGTCCCGAGAGATGCATCGGCGGGAGGCCCGGTACGGCCTGGAGACGATGTGCATCGGCGGCGGGCAGGGGATCGCCGCGGTCTTCGAGCGTCTCGCTTGA
- a CDS encoding aldehyde dehydrogenase family protein, with protein sequence MTRAEWSRDTIYVGGEWITPGGLVCDVENPATEQVVGTIRTATAHDAANAVLAARLANQAWSQTTPAYRRGLLLDLSVALRSREEIIVETLVAEVGAPADIALSSHLGQALAVLDQYADLLSTFSFSEVVGHTRVLREPAGVVAAITPWNYPLYQLMAKVAPALAAGCPVVAKPAELTPLSAFLLADALEEIGLPAGVFNLVPGSGSEVGGVLSSHPDVDVVSFTGSVGVGRIVAATASDTVKRVCLELGGKSASIVLPSADLERAVTATVENVMFNSGQTCAAWTRLLVPQDRLDEALVTAASVADSLVVGDPLADGTYLGPVISAKQRDSVLAFIDGAVADGGSVVAGGTTRPDDLDTGHYLRPTVIAGLPATSRVAQEEVFGPVLVVLPYDDVDDAVAIANDSAYGLGGAVWADDVDEAFAVAQRLRTGRVDINGAEWNPAAPFGGYKQSGNGREMGQWGLDEFLEVKAVQMPAAKGSA encoded by the coding sequence GTGACTCGAGCCGAGTGGTCGCGTGACACGATCTACGTCGGTGGGGAGTGGATCACCCCTGGCGGGCTGGTCTGTGATGTCGAGAACCCGGCGACCGAGCAGGTCGTCGGCACGATTCGGACGGCAACGGCGCACGATGCCGCCAACGCCGTGCTGGCAGCCAGGCTCGCGAACCAGGCTTGGAGCCAGACCACGCCGGCATATCGCCGGGGCCTTCTGCTGGATCTCTCGGTTGCCCTGCGCAGCCGTGAGGAGATCATCGTCGAGACGCTCGTCGCTGAGGTCGGGGCGCCGGCAGACATCGCTCTCTCGTCTCACCTCGGGCAGGCCCTGGCAGTGCTGGACCAGTACGCCGACCTCCTGAGCACCTTCTCGTTCAGCGAAGTGGTTGGCCACACGCGGGTGCTGCGTGAGCCCGCGGGGGTGGTTGCCGCGATCACGCCGTGGAACTACCCGCTCTACCAGCTCATGGCCAAGGTCGCGCCTGCGCTGGCGGCGGGTTGCCCCGTCGTGGCAAAGCCGGCCGAGCTGACCCCGTTGTCGGCGTTCCTGCTGGCCGACGCGTTGGAGGAGATCGGTCTGCCCGCGGGCGTGTTCAACCTCGTCCCCGGAAGCGGGTCGGAGGTCGGCGGCGTCCTGTCCAGCCATCCCGACGTCGATGTCGTGTCCTTCACCGGCTCGGTCGGTGTGGGTCGCATCGTCGCAGCGACAGCATCGGACACCGTCAAGCGGGTGTGCCTGGAGCTGGGAGGCAAATCGGCCAGCATCGTGCTGCCGAGCGCAGACCTTGAGCGCGCCGTCACGGCGACCGTCGAGAACGTCATGTTCAACAGCGGCCAGACCTGTGCGGCGTGGACCAGGTTGTTGGTCCCACAGGACCGGCTCGACGAGGCCCTGGTGACGGCGGCTTCGGTCGCAGACTCCCTGGTCGTGGGTGACCCGCTGGCAGACGGAACGTATCTTGGCCCGGTCATCTCCGCGAAGCAACGCGATTCGGTCCTGGCCTTCATCGACGGAGCCGTCGCCGACGGTGGATCCGTCGTTGCCGGTGGCACGACCCGCCCCGACGATCTTGACACGGGTCACTACCTCCGACCGACGGTGATTGCCGGGCTGCCGGCGACATCGCGCGTCGCGCAGGAGGAGGTGTTCGGTCCGGTGCTCGTGGTCCTGCCCTACGACGACGTCGACGACGCGGTCGCGATCGCCAACGACTCGGCGTACGGGCTCGGGGGAGCTGTGTGGGCGGACGACGTTGACGAGGCGTTCGCGGTGGCGCAGCGACTCCGCACAGGGCGGGTCGACATCAACGGCGCCGAGTGGAACCCCGCGGCTCCGTTCGGTGGCTACAAGCAGTCGGGCAACGGCCGCGAGATGGGTCAGTGGGGGCTCGACGAGTTCCTCGAGGTCAAGGCCGTCCAGATGCCGGCCGCGAAAGGATCAGCATGA